The following coding sequences lie in one Petrotoga sibirica DSM 13575 genomic window:
- a CDS encoding carbohydrate ABC transporter permease yields the protein MVVRKRSFIKTFLFWFFIALVIIFVAYPFAYMVSVSFRYDSDAFDPGLIPENPTLSQYAQLLGLEESIRQEMSNEEEQLIKLLESFPEEQRAQILQNIQSQRRRESFPFLRWFGNSLLLAGLSALTSLIIGIFGAYSFSRVWYPGRNLIQRGVLLVYLVGGVILSVPLYDLFVRMGLTNSGGTSMFSLYIIYVIQTLPVSMYMLGNYFRTIPESIEEAALIDGSTRIGTIMRIIIPLSMPAIITVFIYSFMIGWNEYLFASIFIRPYPVSYTLPVGLREIFFSEHAVWAKMMAASVLTAVPVIVLFMTVEKYLTAGLTAGGVKE from the coding sequence ATGGTAGTCAGAAAAAGATCTTTCATAAAAACATTTTTATTTTGGTTTTTCATAGCTTTAGTTATAATATTTGTTGCCTACCCTTTTGCATATATGGTTTCAGTTTCCTTTAGATATGATTCTGATGCATTTGATCCTGGATTGATCCCTGAGAATCCAACATTGTCACAGTATGCTCAACTATTAGGACTTGAGGAGTCTATTAGGCAAGAAATGAGTAATGAAGAAGAACAACTTATTAAACTTTTAGAGTCTTTTCCAGAAGAGCAAAGAGCACAAATCCTTCAGAATATACAATCACAAAGAAGGCGTGAATCGTTCCCTTTTTTAAGATGGTTTGGTAATAGTTTACTATTAGCTGGATTAAGCGCTTTAACAAGCTTGATAATAGGTATATTTGGTGCCTATTCTTTCAGCAGAGTTTGGTATCCGGGAAGAAATCTTATTCAAAGAGGAGTTTTGCTAGTATACCTAGTAGGTGGAGTGATATTATCGGTGCCCTTGTATGATTTGTTTGTAAGAATGGGATTAACTAATTCAGGGGGAACCTCAATGTTCTCTTTGTATATAATATATGTAATTCAGACGTTGCCAGTTTCAATGTACATGCTTGGTAATTATTTCAGAACAATTCCTGAATCAATTGAAGAAGCGGCTTTAATTGATGGTAGTACAAGAATAGGAACTATTATGAGGATAATCATTCCTCTATCAATGCCTGCTATAATCACTGTTTTCATATACTCATTTATGATAGGATGGAATGAGTATTTGTTTGCTTCTATCTTCATAAGGCCTTATCCTGTATCTTATACTTTGCCAGTAGGTTTAAGAGAGATTTTCTTTTCTGAACATGCTGTATGGGCTAAAATGATGGCAGCCTCAGTATTGACAGCTGTTCCCGTCATTGTGTTGTTTATGACCGTAGAAAAGTACCTAACGGCTGGTTTAACT
- a CDS encoding carbohydrate ABC transporter permease translates to MQRFRELSPLRKKEAVFGWRLVSPAVILIGIFILYPVLYNIYLSFFQVSLTPGVPNKFVGFQNYRELLTDPTFWNSFGITMLFVLITVVGSILVGLGVALLMNKEFPGRGIVRALILFPYVAPVISTVFAWQYVLMPLNGPLTILLSNLGIMDVTQDLVNNPNNAFLVVSFYSIWKNFPFIYLMILSRLQSISQDYYEAADIDGANGWQKFHHITLPELYYVIGSLVLLRGIWNFYKFEEVYLLSKEARTLPIYLYEKAFTGLPELGVAAAIATVLFIVMMVLISIYVRKVLKW, encoded by the coding sequence ATGCAACGATTTCGAGAGTTATCTCCTTTAAGGAAGAAAGAAGCGGTTTTTGGATGGCGGTTAGTATCTCCCGCAGTTATTTTGATAGGGATTTTTATTTTGTATCCGGTTTTATACAATATTTACTTGAGTTTTTTTCAAGTATCCCTTACACCGGGAGTACCGAATAAGTTTGTTGGCTTTCAAAATTATAGAGAACTGTTAACCGATCCTACCTTTTGGAATTCTTTTGGTATAACCATGTTGTTCGTTTTGATTACTGTTGTTGGCAGTATTTTAGTTGGTTTAGGGGTCGCTTTACTTATGAATAAAGAATTTCCCGGCAGAGGTATAGTAAGAGCTCTTATATTGTTCCCATATGTTGCACCGGTTATTTCAACCGTTTTTGCTTGGCAATACGTCTTAATGCCTTTAAATGGTCCTTTAACAATACTCTTAAGTAATTTAGGTATAATGGATGTGACACAAGACCTTGTTAACAATCCAAATAATGCATTCTTAGTTGTATCTTTTTACAGTATTTGGAAGAACTTTCCTTTTATTTATTTGATGATTCTATCCAGGTTACAATCAATATCTCAAGATTATTATGAAGCAGCTGATATAGATGGCGCTAATGGTTGGCAAAAATTTCACCACATCACTTTACCAGAACTATATTATGTAATAGGTTCTTTAGTCCTATTAAGAGGAATATGGAACTTTTACAAATTTGAAGAGGTATACCTTTTGTCGAAAGAAGCAAGAACTCTGCCTATATATCTATATGAAAAAGCCTTTACAGGTTTGCCAGAGTTAGGAGTCGCGGCAGCGATTGCAACGGTCCTCTTTATTGTTATGATGGTGCTCATATCCATCTATGTAAGGAAGGTGTTAAAATGGTAG
- a CDS encoding ABC transporter substrate-binding protein, with protein sequence MVKKLTVVILTVLVSAMVFTQTITFWHTQVETNRQQRIRALAQIFEAQTGITINLVPIEENEILEQIPRAVQAGTLPDVIEGGISPILLLGSQGFMDTELNAKIIEDFGDVYEGVSRLMKAPDGGYYGVPFHAWVQGIWYKANLFEERDLGAPTSWYNILTAAKALNDPANGFYGLILPKKADAYTEQVFSQIALSNGARPIDRDGNILFNTPEMIESFRFYKELGKYSKPGFTSVPAALNGYLNNEAAMVFYSTYIMDDIAVEEVQKQRVEQFDPKLVENTGFANFMVNIRPSSFGEVVGLGILNTSDNKDAAEQWVKFLMSGNNYIYWLHMAPGGMNPTRSSIAQMDEFLDNPVLERYGKDQITTIISALDTVERFEFMEGEIIEEMSILSGNFVVGRAINLMFANDWTPQQTAQWAQKEAERLLGY encoded by the coding sequence ATGGTGAAGAAACTTACAGTAGTTATTTTAACAGTGTTGGTTAGTGCGATGGTGTTCACTCAAACCATTACGTTTTGGCACACTCAGGTAGAAACAAATAGACAACAAAGGATAAGAGCCTTAGCACAGATTTTTGAAGCACAAACGGGTATAACCATTAATTTAGTACCTATTGAGGAAAATGAGATTTTAGAACAGATTCCAAGAGCAGTTCAGGCTGGTACCTTACCAGATGTAATAGAAGGAGGCATTTCTCCTATTCTCCTGCTTGGAAGCCAAGGTTTTATGGATACAGAACTGAATGCAAAGATCATCGAGGATTTTGGTGATGTTTATGAAGGTGTTTCAAGATTGATGAAAGCACCAGATGGAGGATATTATGGGGTACCTTTTCACGCCTGGGTTCAAGGGATTTGGTATAAGGCCAATTTGTTTGAAGAAAGAGACCTAGGGGCTCCAACATCTTGGTATAATATACTTACAGCTGCTAAAGCATTAAACGATCCTGCTAATGGTTTCTATGGTTTAATATTGCCTAAGAAAGCTGACGCTTATACGGAGCAGGTCTTTTCACAAATCGCTCTTTCAAATGGTGCAAGACCAATAGATAGAGATGGAAATATTCTTTTTAATACTCCCGAGATGATCGAATCATTTAGATTTTATAAAGAACTTGGAAAATATTCCAAGCCTGGTTTTACCTCTGTTCCAGCAGCATTAAATGGTTATTTGAATAATGAAGCCGCAATGGTTTTCTATTCGACTTATATAATGGACGATATTGCGGTGGAAGAGGTTCAAAAACAAAGAGTAGAACAGTTTGATCCTAAACTTGTTGAGAATACAGGTTTTGCAAATTTTATGGTTAACATAAGGCCGTCTTCATTTGGAGAAGTCGTTGGATTGGGTATACTTAACACATCCGACAACAAAGATGCTGCAGAACAATGGGTAAAATTTCTTATGAGTGGAAACAATTACATCTACTGGTTGCACATGGCACCTGGCGGAATGAATCCAACCAGAAGCTCTATAGCACAGATGGATGAATTTTTAGATAATCCTGTTTTAGAAAGATATGGGAAGGACCAAATAACTACGATTATTTCCGCATTAGATACTGTTGAAAGATTTGAGTTCATGGAAGGAGAAATTATTGAGGAGATGAGTATCCTATCTGGTAACTTTGTAGTTGGTAGAGCGATCAATTTGATGTTTGCAAACGATTGGACACCACAGCAAACCGCTCAATGGGCACAAAAAGAAGCAGAAAGATTATTAGGCTATTAA
- a CDS encoding macro domain-containing protein, with amino-acid sequence MNKIIKEIKVNNVEIKLVSGDITIEETDAIVNAANSQLQHGGGVAGAILRKGGPDIQKESNEYIKKYGKVETGNVALTAGGKLKCKYIIHAVGPIWEGGNQQEEKLLYDAVFNSLKKAEELKLNSLALPAISAGIYGYPIEKAVPVYKKAVSDFINTNPQFLKEIRFVIYGKDHLDYFLKEF; translated from the coding sequence ATGAACAAAATTATAAAAGAAATAAAAGTCAACAACGTTGAAATTAAATTGGTATCTGGTGATATAACTATCGAAGAAACAGATGCTATTGTAAATGCTGCTAATTCACAGTTGCAACATGGTGGTGGAGTAGCTGGAGCAATATTAAGAAAAGGAGGTCCCGATATTCAAAAAGAATCGAACGAATATATCAAAAAATATGGTAAAGTCGAAACTGGAAATGTTGCCCTAACAGCTGGGGGAAAGTTAAAATGCAAATACATAATACATGCAGTTGGACCTATTTGGGAAGGAGGTAATCAACAAGAAGAAAAGTTATTGTATGATGCCGTTTTCAATTCTTTGAAAAAAGCAGAAGAATTGAAATTGAATTCACTGGCCTTACCCGCCATAAGTGCAGGTATATACGGTTACCCAATAGAAAAAGCGGTTCCAGTTTATAAAAAAGCCGTCTCTGATTTTATAAATACCAATCCACAATTTTTAAAGGAAATCAGATTTGTAATATATGGCAAAGACCACTTGGATTATTTTTTGAAAGAATTTTGA
- a CDS encoding phenylacetate--CoA ligase family protein has translation MSFLRTVYYYYSLRKNLNYSRKKILALREKKFRKILKYAYRKIPFYKDFYASYGIKENMLQEIPIYELPTINKNIMIDNFDKFFKDNQITKNKVEDFLKNNPNPTSLLYDKYHVIHSSGSTGTVGYYLYSEKEWDFIKAISTRMFSNFTLKRKKYAFIGAVDGHYAAISLFLSPLNGPEKLFYKDYMVMDINKPIKTYLKKLNEFQPDNLTGYPYGIRSLATFQSKGLLNIHPEVIVCGGEPLLKNVEQFLKEVWKDAEIVDSYATSESLAMGASREDLKGMYIYDDAVYLEIKENKTILTNLYNYTQPIIRYELTDILKKSKDDEGEWPFTMIEKITGRTEIIPFFINENGEKDGIHPLVIAEFFVKGVAKFQFVQRNQSFFVFKIVVSQKERSDKIVEDVRNKLTDILEKKKMKNVNFEVKVVEDIKSDEKTGKYKLIVIE, from the coding sequence ATGAGTTTTCTAAGGACAGTTTACTATTATTACTCTCTACGTAAAAACCTTAATTATTCAAGAAAAAAGATATTAGCATTAAGAGAAAAGAAATTTAGAAAAATACTGAAATATGCTTATAGAAAAATACCGTTTTATAAAGATTTTTATGCTTCTTATGGCATAAAAGAAAACATGCTGCAAGAGATTCCCATATACGAATTACCAACGATCAATAAAAATATTATGATTGATAATTTTGATAAGTTCTTTAAAGATAACCAAATTACTAAAAATAAAGTGGAAGATTTTTTAAAAAATAACCCCAATCCAACTTCTCTACTTTATGACAAGTATCATGTAATACACAGTTCTGGGTCAACTGGAACGGTAGGATATTATTTGTACAGTGAAAAAGAGTGGGATTTCATCAAAGCTATTTCAACAAGGATGTTTTCAAATTTCACTCTCAAAAGAAAGAAATATGCCTTTATAGGTGCAGTTGATGGACATTATGCTGCCATAAGTTTGTTCCTCTCTCCACTAAATGGACCTGAGAAGCTTTTCTATAAAGATTATATGGTAATGGATATAAACAAACCTATCAAAACTTACTTAAAAAAACTTAACGAGTTTCAACCGGATAATCTTACAGGGTATCCTTATGGTATAAGATCTTTAGCTACCTTTCAAAGCAAAGGCCTTTTGAACATTCACCCCGAAGTGATAGTTTGCGGTGGAGAACCTTTATTAAAAAATGTAGAACAGTTTTTAAAAGAAGTTTGGAAAGATGCTGAAATAGTTGATAGCTATGCAACATCTGAGTCTTTGGCTATGGGTGCCTCTAGGGAAGATTTAAAAGGTATGTACATATACGACGATGCGGTTTATCTTGAAATCAAAGAGAATAAAACAATTTTAACTAACTTGTACAATTACACCCAACCTATAATAAGGTATGAATTAACAGATATCCTAAAAAAATCAAAAGATGATGAAGGCGAATGGCCTTTTACAATGATCGAAAAAATTACTGGTAGAACCGAGATAATCCCATTTTTTATAAATGAAAACGGAGAAAAAGACGGTATTCATCCACTCGTTATAGCCGAATTTTTTGTCAAAGGAGTGGCTAAGTTTCAATTCGTCCAAAGAAATCAATCTTTCTTTGTCTTTAAAATAGTTGTTTCACAGAAAGAACGTTCGGATAAAATTGTAGAAGATGTTAGAAACAAACTTACCGATATCTTAGAAAAGAAAAAAATGAAAAACGTCAATTTTGAGGTAAAAGTTGTGGAAGATATCAAGTCAGATGAAAAGACTGGAAAATATAAATTAATTGTAATTGAGTAA
- the polA gene encoding DNA polymerase I: MANLYLIDGSGIAYRAFFALGDWMSTSDGLPTNAIYGVARMLLKLLKEYVKKGEDSIIFVMDKKTTTYRNELLKSYKAQRPETPEKYIQQIPYIYELVEKLGMKLVAMDNYEADDVIATIVAKKKRKYDKVYIITSDKDMMQLVKDNVYILRPEKGITEMVNYDAHQVKEKMGVPPEQIADLLALMGDSSDNIPGVKGIGLKTAQKLLQNYKDLDDLYQHLDEIKGSTKNKLKNEKETAYLSKKLVQLMADAPIEEIFEDKEIIYQGFRDDLRDFLKKLEFNSLFKELDMPDITSNSSKVRMETKTEKKDYSAKGKYYEYNAQDYKELLKTLEKYEIISFDLETSSLDPYQADIVGIALSWKPFEGYFLYLYKEKNRWEITKEIVNLLNNKKVIGQNLKYDMTVLKVNRIELNKVYFDSMIAAYLLNPDSRRFNMDDLAKEYLDYKTTKYKDVMGKDIKLLTLGDIDKKKVVEYAAEDADIAYRLFEVLKPQLEEFELIELFENIEMSTINVLSEMEMNGVYFDLKELKKLEEEYNKKLNSLMYEMKKIVGYEFNPNSPKQVSELLFENLGLKGKRKTKSGSYSTDADSLEALRDEHPIIEKLLEYRKYQKLLSTYIIAIPKLVNKKTGRVHTSFNQTGTATGRLSSSEPNLQNLPIREEDGERIRSTVKAQKDDRVLLSADYSQIELRVLAHLSNDETLINAFNSDEDIHALTAAAIFGVKIDDVDYNMRRVGKVVNFSLVYGSSPYGLAENLKIPVEDAKEFMNKYFKTYQKVKEYQESSLKVAAQKGYVETIFGRKRFLKNIKTGKSELKRIVINTPIQGSAADIMKLAMINLYKKLPKEAKLILQVHDEVVIELPEKIVEETKKTVQDCMENAVKMKIPLKVDISVGKNWLK; this comes from the coding sequence ATGGCAAATTTATATTTAATAGACGGCTCGGGAATAGCATATAGAGCCTTTTTTGCACTGGGGGACTGGATGAGCACTTCTGATGGTTTGCCAACAAACGCCATCTATGGAGTAGCTAGAATGCTTCTAAAGTTACTCAAAGAATACGTTAAAAAAGGCGAAGATTCAATAATATTTGTTATGGATAAAAAAACCACCACTTATCGAAATGAACTATTAAAAAGCTATAAAGCCCAAAGACCTGAAACGCCCGAAAAATATATACAACAGATCCCATACATTTACGAACTAGTGGAAAAATTAGGCATGAAATTAGTTGCTATGGATAATTACGAAGCCGACGACGTTATAGCCACGATAGTTGCAAAAAAGAAAAGAAAGTACGATAAAGTTTATATAATCACGTCTGATAAAGATATGATGCAACTTGTTAAGGATAATGTGTATATATTGAGGCCAGAAAAAGGAATAACAGAAATGGTAAACTACGATGCACACCAAGTGAAAGAAAAGATGGGGGTTCCTCCAGAACAAATAGCTGATTTACTGGCTTTGATGGGAGATAGTTCTGACAACATCCCGGGAGTAAAAGGCATTGGATTAAAAACAGCCCAAAAATTGTTGCAAAATTACAAGGATTTAGATGATCTGTATCAACATTTGGATGAAATAAAAGGTTCTACAAAAAACAAACTAAAAAATGAAAAGGAAACAGCATATCTGAGTAAAAAATTAGTCCAGTTGATGGCAGATGCACCAATAGAAGAAATATTTGAAGATAAAGAAATAATATATCAAGGATTCAGAGACGATCTAAGAGATTTCCTTAAAAAGTTAGAGTTCAACTCACTATTTAAAGAGTTAGATATGCCTGATATAACTAGTAACTCATCTAAAGTGAGAATGGAAACAAAAACAGAAAAAAAAGATTATTCAGCAAAAGGTAAGTATTACGAATACAACGCACAAGATTACAAAGAACTATTAAAAACTTTAGAAAAATACGAAATAATATCTTTTGACCTTGAAACTTCTTCTCTTGATCCATATCAAGCAGATATAGTAGGAATCGCTTTAAGCTGGAAACCGTTTGAAGGATATTTTTTGTATCTATACAAAGAAAAAAACAGATGGGAAATAACGAAAGAGATAGTCAATCTTTTAAACAACAAAAAGGTCATTGGTCAAAATTTAAAGTACGATATGACCGTTTTGAAAGTAAATAGAATTGAATTAAACAAAGTATATTTTGACAGTATGATAGCTGCTTATTTGTTGAATCCGGATAGCAGAAGGTTCAATATGGACGATCTCGCCAAAGAATATTTGGATTATAAAACAACTAAATACAAAGATGTTATGGGAAAAGATATCAAACTGTTAACCCTTGGAGACATCGATAAGAAAAAGGTTGTTGAATACGCTGCAGAAGATGCGGATATTGCTTATCGATTATTTGAAGTATTAAAACCCCAACTAGAAGAATTTGAACTAATTGAATTGTTTGAAAACATCGAAATGTCAACTATAAATGTGTTATCAGAAATGGAAATGAACGGAGTATATTTTGATTTAAAAGAACTCAAAAAACTGGAAGAGGAATACAACAAAAAGCTAAATTCATTAATGTATGAAATGAAAAAAATCGTGGGTTATGAATTCAATCCAAATTCACCAAAACAAGTTAGTGAACTACTTTTTGAAAACTTAGGATTGAAGGGAAAAAGAAAAACTAAGAGCGGATCATATTCAACAGATGCTGATTCATTGGAAGCTCTAAGAGATGAACATCCCATAATAGAAAAACTCTTAGAATATAGGAAATACCAAAAACTTCTTTCTACATACATAATTGCTATACCAAAATTAGTTAACAAAAAAACTGGTAGGGTTCATACATCTTTCAATCAAACGGGAACAGCTACCGGTAGATTAAGTAGTAGCGAACCAAATCTTCAAAATCTCCCCATACGAGAAGAAGATGGAGAAAGAATTAGAAGCACCGTCAAGGCGCAAAAAGATGATCGTGTTCTACTCAGTGCCGATTATTCACAAATTGAATTGAGAGTTTTAGCTCATCTAAGTAACGATGAAACTTTAATAAATGCTTTTAACAGTGATGAAGACATACATGCTCTAACCGCAGCTGCAATATTTGGTGTAAAAATCGACGATGTCGACTACAACATGAGAAGAGTGGGAAAAGTAGTTAATTTTTCTCTGGTGTATGGATCATCTCCATATGGATTAGCCGAGAATTTAAAAATACCTGTAGAGGATGCAAAAGAGTTCATGAACAAATACTTTAAAACTTACCAAAAAGTCAAAGAATATCAGGAATCAAGCTTAAAGGTTGCAGCACAAAAAGGTTATGTCGAAACTATATTCGGAAGAAAAAGATTTTTGAAAAACATAAAAACAGGCAAATCTGAACTGAAACGGATAGTCATAAATACCCCTATCCAAGGAAGCGCAGCCGATATAATGAAACTGGCGATGATAAATTTGTATAAAAAACTTCCAAAAGAAGCAAAATTAATACTTCAGGTACACGACGAAGTTGTAATAGAATTACCAGAAAAAATCGTAGAAGAAACCAAAAAAACGGTCCAAGATTGTATGGAAAATGCTGTCAAAATGAAAATACCTTTAAAAGTTGATATAAGTGTTGGTAAAAACTGGCTAAAATGA
- the rimO gene encoding 30S ribosomal protein S12 methylthiotransferase RimO — MKKFHIVKLGCPKNDADMEILKGLLLSKGYKHENNPQFADYIFIDTCGFIEEAKKESIETIFEYTSLKDNNKNPKVIPIGCLTQRYFNEFLENVPEIDGLYGVLSPKTIVEKIENGEFFFKNDIPETLYNCKIRAVPNSYYAYVKIGDGCNRNCTFCSIPTFKGKPKSRSIEEINEEVEFLVSKGVKEIILVSQDNTLYGIDNYKKQALPDLLDKLNDIRGKFWIRVMYLHPDFLSEEIIESIHRNEKVLNYFDVPIQHISDKILQSMGRHKKRSELMKLFEKIRKEPSVIRTTLMVGFPGEKVEDFEELVDFVKEVKFERMGSFKFSKEENTRSFTFPEQIDEHIKNQRQNELMAVQSKISKNLMEKYTDKSLEVLLEEKEDNVYIGRSFLDAPEIDGNVYIKNFGDKEPYLGDFVKVRITGSYEYDLEGEIVEHEHTKFFKLF, encoded by the coding sequence ATGAAAAAGTTTCACATCGTAAAATTAGGTTGTCCAAAAAATGATGCAGATATGGAAATTCTGAAAGGATTACTCCTGAGCAAAGGATATAAACACGAGAATAACCCTCAATTTGCTGACTACATATTCATCGATACATGTGGTTTTATAGAAGAAGCTAAAAAAGAAAGCATTGAAACTATATTTGAATATACATCCTTAAAAGATAATAACAAAAATCCAAAAGTTATACCAATAGGTTGCCTAACTCAAAGGTATTTCAATGAGTTTCTCGAAAATGTTCCAGAAATAGATGGATTATACGGTGTGTTGTCCCCAAAAACCATAGTTGAGAAAATTGAAAATGGTGAATTTTTTTTTAAAAACGATATTCCTGAAACTTTGTATAATTGTAAAATTAGAGCGGTTCCAAATTCATATTACGCATACGTAAAAATTGGGGATGGGTGTAATAGAAATTGTACCTTTTGCTCTATACCCACGTTCAAAGGGAAACCGAAAAGCAGAAGCATAGAAGAAATAAATGAAGAAGTAGAATTTTTGGTATCCAAAGGCGTAAAAGAAATCATTCTTGTATCACAAGATAATACATTGTACGGCATAGATAATTACAAAAAGCAGGCATTACCTGATTTATTAGACAAACTTAATGATATAAGAGGGAAATTTTGGATCAGAGTCATGTACTTACATCCGGATTTTTTAAGCGAAGAAATCATAGAAAGCATACATAGAAATGAAAAGGTATTAAATTATTTCGATGTTCCAATTCAACATATCTCTGATAAAATTTTGCAAAGTATGGGAAGGCATAAGAAAAGAAGTGAATTAATGAAACTATTTGAGAAAATTAGAAAAGAACCATCCGTTATTAGGACAACGTTAATGGTAGGATTTCCTGGAGAAAAAGTTGAGGACTTTGAAGAGTTAGTAGATTTTGTAAAAGAGGTAAAATTTGAAAGAATGGGGAGCTTTAAATTTTCAAAAGAAGAAAATACAAGGTCATTCACGTTTCCAGAACAAATTGATGAACACATTAAAAATCAAAGACAAAATGAACTAATGGCAGTTCAAAGTAAAATTTCCAAAAACCTCATGGAAAAATATACAGATAAATCTTTAGAAGTTCTTTTGGAAGAAAAAGAAGACAACGTTTATATCGGAAGAAGCTTTTTAGACGCTCCGGAAATTGATGGGAATGTGTATATAAAAAATTTTGGTGACAAAGAACCATATTTAGGGGACTTCGTGAAAGTGAGAATTACTGGCTCATACGAATATGATCTAGAAGGAGAAATCGTTGAACATGAACATACCAAATTTTTTAAGCTTTTCTAG
- the pgsA gene encoding CDP-diacylglycerol--glycerol-3-phosphate 3-phosphatidyltransferase translates to MNIPNFLSFSRIILAVPIFILTVFGEPFYIVALVLFIIASLTDWLDGYVARKTGQVTDIGKFFDQISDKILINSVFIAMLGVGILPAWFVAVIVSRDTFVSGLRMAAANKNIVVPADKFGKLKTVLEIALIIVIYLMLWNFLVSTLIYLTVIISLLSGVNYTLKTAKQFSKRRGS, encoded by the coding sequence ATGAACATACCAAATTTTTTAAGCTTTTCTAGGATAATACTAGCCGTTCCAATATTTATTTTAACCGTCTTTGGAGAACCTTTTTATATCGTAGCCTTGGTTTTATTTATTATAGCTTCTTTAACCGATTGGTTAGACGGTTATGTTGCCAGAAAGACAGGTCAGGTTACCGATATCGGCAAATTTTTTGATCAAATATCTGACAAAATACTTATAAACTCTGTTTTTATTGCGATGTTGGGTGTAGGGATTTTGCCTGCGTGGTTTGTTGCTGTAATTGTATCAAGAGACACCTTTGTAAGCGGTTTAAGAATGGCAGCTGCGAATAAAAATATTGTTGTCCCCGCTGATAAGTTTGGTAAACTAAAAACCGTCTTAGAAATCGCTTTAATCATTGTAATATATTTGATGCTTTGGAACTTTCTAGTTAGTACGTTGATCTATTTAACCGTTATAATCAGTCTATTATCGGGAGTAAATTATACTCTCAAAACTGCTAAACAATTTTCAAAAAGAAGGGGGTCCTAG
- the thpR gene encoding RNA 2',3'-cyclic phosphodiesterase, with product MTQLKNVNYYNTDKLRSFIAIETNEKLEELLNDLIERFQRMGFKANWTKSKNVHLTLFFLGDQKMEKIAHLAYKIGERISGFPTFHFNIHKMGFFENDSQPKVLWLGIEEDNTLIGLYDEIRKVLKISEFEVKDTNFLPHITVGRVKSYPNHWKELLNSVTFDQIQVYVNSIGIYSSELTRKGPIYKKLYTVDFEGGVIING from the coding sequence ATGACACAGCTAAAAAATGTAAATTACTACAATACCGATAAATTAAGATCCTTCATTGCCATTGAAACCAACGAAAAATTAGAAGAGTTGTTGAATGATTTAATTGAAAGATTTCAAAGGATGGGATTTAAAGCCAATTGGACAAAATCAAAAAATGTCCATTTAACCTTGTTTTTCCTCGGAGATCAAAAAATGGAAAAGATAGCCCATCTGGCTTATAAAATTGGTGAAAGAATATCTGGATTTCCTACTTTTCATTTTAATATCCATAAAATGGGATTCTTTGAAAATGATTCTCAACCAAAGGTATTATGGCTAGGAATAGAAGAAGATAATACCTTAATTGGACTATATGATGAAATAAGGAAAGTACTAAAGATTTCAGAATTTGAGGTTAAAGATACCAACTTTTTACCTCATATTACTGTCGGAAGAGTTAAATCCTATCCTAACCATTGGAAAGAACTACTTAATTCTGTAACTTTCGATCAAATCCAAGTATACGTAAATTCTATCGGTATATACTCTTCTGAACTAACAAGGAAAGGCCCAATATATAAAAAACTTTACACTGTCGACTTTGAAGGAGGCGTCATCATTAATGGCTAA